ATACGATGATGGGCCTTGCATTTCCAATGTGTATGAAATTATAAACCGTTGGTCCGCAAACGTACATCTTGACCTTCCCAGGTTCTAAAGAAACGAATTCTTCCTTCTGTCTGGTTAATGTATTATAAATTTTCATAGTCTCTTCCTTTCTGCTTTACTGCCAATGCTTTCTGGCATAAAGGTATACCCGAAGGGTGTTTCCTCTTTACTGCTCATGCTTTCCGGACATACATATATACCTGAAGGGTGTTCCATTAATTCTGTTTTATTTTCCGCAGCCTTTGCAACAGCCTCCGCAGCCCTCCGCCATGATCCTGTCATCATAACAGTAATCTTCCATGGAGGTCAGGAGGACTATGGCCTGGGAGGATATCCCCTCTCCCTTTCCGGTAAAACCAAGGCCTTCCTCTGTAGTTGCTTTTACATTGACCTTTCCGTCGGGAAGCTTTAAAGCCTCCCCAATGTTTTTTGCCATCGACCGGCGGTAGGTCAGAAGCTTTGGCTTTTGTGCAATGACAGTGGCATCGATATTTTCAATCACATACCCCTTTTCTTCCAAAAGTTCTCCTACACGCTTTAAAAGTTCAATGCTGGATACTCCTTTATATATGGGATCCGTATCCGGAAAATGTTCACCAATATCTCCAAGAGCCGCCGCACCTAAAAGGGCATCCATGACTGCATGGACCAGC
The nucleotide sequence above comes from Lacrimispora sp. BS-2. Encoded proteins:
- the ispF gene encoding 2-C-methyl-D-erythritol 2,4-cyclodiphosphate synthase, translated to MRIGQGYDVHKLAEGRDLILGGVKIPYEKGLLGHSDADVLVHAVMDALLGAAALGDIGEHFPDTDPIYKGVSSIELLKRVGELLEEKGYVIENIDATVIAQKPKLLTYRRSMAKNIGEALKLPDGKVNVKATTEEGLGFTGKGEGISSQAIVLLTSMEDYCYDDRIMAEGCGGCCKGCGK